The following coding sequences are from one Bradyrhizobium sp. 200 window:
- a CDS encoding IS30 family transposase: MGQCYGQLSLEERVEIYRLHADGRSQKEIASALDRAPSTISRELRRNSRPTKVWPGGYEPVRAQQLAERQRQWDGRFKLARQLDLRNRVGKSLAMGHSPEQIAGRLALEHGRVIISHESIYRFIYHRTAQKDYWHQLLPHRKKTRRRHGRSRGNFIKQRRSIAERPAEVEGRRTPGHWEADFMLFAKCGQGLLFLHERQTRFNIVHRPADRKAGPTAKAIARKLGKLPTAMRKSISFDNGNEFAEHHSLHKSLGLQTFFCDPHSPWQKGGVENSIGRLRRFLPRKADLNLLTAADLRRHIHRLNNTPRKCLDFKTPAEAFSKLKSTVALQT, encoded by the coding sequence ATGGGACAGTGTTATGGCCAGCTCAGCCTTGAGGAGCGCGTTGAGATCTACCGCCTGCATGCAGACGGCAGATCTCAAAAGGAAATTGCGTCTGCGCTCGACCGGGCGCCGTCGACGATCAGTCGGGAACTGCGGCGCAACTCGCGACCTACCAAGGTCTGGCCGGGTGGCTACGAGCCTGTCCGGGCGCAGCAATTGGCCGAGCGCCAGCGCCAATGGGATGGCCGCTTCAAGCTGGCACGCCAGCTGGACCTGCGGAACCGCGTGGGCAAAAGCCTTGCGATGGGACATTCCCCCGAGCAGATCGCGGGCCGGCTGGCGCTGGAGCATGGTCGCGTCATCATCAGCCATGAGTCAATCTATCGTTTCATTTATCATCGAACGGCTCAGAAGGATTACTGGCATCAGTTGCTGCCCCACCGCAAAAAGACACGAAGGCGACACGGACGCAGCCGGGGAAACTTCATCAAACAACGGCGCTCGATTGCCGAACGGCCCGCCGAGGTCGAAGGTCGCCGAACACCTGGCCATTGGGAAGCCGACTTCATGCTGTTCGCCAAATGCGGTCAGGGGCTGTTGTTTCTTCATGAAAGACAAACCCGCTTCAACATCGTTCACCGTCCGGCCGATCGGAAAGCCGGCCCCACAGCCAAAGCCATCGCCCGGAAACTCGGCAAACTTCCAACGGCGATGCGAAAATCTATCAGCTTTGACAACGGAAACGAATTTGCCGAGCATCACAGCCTACACAAGAGCCTCGGCCTCCAAACCTTCTTCTGCGATCCCCATAGTCCCTGGCAAAAGGGCGGGGTGGAGAACTCTATCGGACGATTACGTCGCTTCCTTCCCCGCAAAGCCGATCTCAACCTCCTCACGGCAGCCGATCTCAGGCGTCATATTCATCGCCTCAACAACACCCCGCGCAAATGCCTGGACTTCAAAACCCCTGCTGAGGCATTCTCCAAACTCAAATCAACCGTTGCACTTCAAACGTGA
- a CDS encoding DUF677 domain-containing protein, translated as MSPAIEASRWAPAELEPARRQAIFVNVRPARGDMEFNGQLLAVARESIRELSVGNALIPVMDDEPVTLTYHDPDGSFVFLPLPIVAGWDTQVFIVLGDDGKPSLSTASVSMREAGTGFDPSDGLIDAYERAIADLATDGPSPDGRTMNALLSGRFRNPLYCLVGAHFQVRKISRSRMRSKEEFDVLDMAIENLARLFGPNSPDVIALRLRRKQLSKADRNSVGQEFVAIAPRPPLLAVSFEAFVEATTGAEGGLAGISAIAVGLEPNSPWTCWRWRQSGLRLSSGIADPEGNTVTLSLTEPRLAAEIEEFWRTLGYAVTNKDEETGSVLSLRGERSEIVEGVAEQTLSLLTVPEWLVEYVREIIDQSARTGVPVDMATLVRRTGMPANLLSAAHFLMRLRSGEHREPLYNSFSAT; from the coding sequence GTGAGCCCGGCGATCGAGGCGAGCCGGTGGGCACCCGCCGAACTTGAGCCGGCGAGGCGTCAAGCCATTTTCGTGAACGTCCGTCCGGCACGCGGCGACATGGAATTCAACGGACAGCTGTTAGCCGTGGCCCGAGAGTCGATCCGGGAATTGTCCGTCGGCAACGCTCTCATCCCCGTCATGGACGACGAGCCGGTCACCTTGACCTATCACGATCCGGACGGTTCGTTCGTCTTCCTGCCTCTGCCGATCGTCGCCGGCTGGGATACGCAAGTCTTCATCGTGCTCGGAGATGACGGGAAGCCTTCGCTATCGACGGCCTCCGTGTCGATGCGCGAGGCCGGCACCGGCTTCGACCCTTCCGACGGTTTGATCGATGCCTACGAGCGGGCGATCGCCGACCTGGCGACGGACGGGCCAAGCCCCGATGGGCGAACGATGAACGCGCTCCTCTCGGGAAGATTCAGGAATCCCCTCTATTGTCTGGTAGGCGCGCACTTCCAAGTAAGGAAGATATCGCGTTCGAGAATGCGATCGAAGGAAGAGTTCGACGTGCTCGACATGGCGATCGAGAATCTCGCCCGTCTCTTCGGTCCCAACTCACCCGACGTGATCGCACTGCGTCTGCGGCGCAAGCAATTGTCGAAGGCGGATCGGAATTCCGTCGGCCAGGAATTCGTTGCGATCGCACCGCGTCCTCCCCTGCTCGCGGTCAGCTTCGAGGCCTTCGTGGAGGCCACCACCGGTGCGGAAGGAGGTCTCGCGGGCATTTCCGCGATCGCAGTCGGGTTGGAACCGAATTCGCCATGGACATGCTGGCGTTGGCGCCAGTCCGGCCTGCGCCTCTCAAGCGGCATCGCCGACCCGGAGGGAAACACCGTGACCCTCTCCTTGACCGAACCCCGATTGGCGGCCGAAATCGAAGAGTTCTGGCGCACTCTCGGATACGCCGTCACGAACAAAGACGAAGAGACCGGCAGCGTCCTCAGCCTGCGAGGGGAACGATCGGAGATCGTCGAAGGCGTTGCCGAGCAGACACTCTCCCTGCTGACGGTGCCCGAATGGTTGGTGGAATACGTGCGGGAGATCATCGATCAGAGCGCGCGGACAGGCGTACCGGTGGACATGGCGACCCTGGTCCGTCGCACGGGAATGCCGGCGAACCTGCTGTCGGCCGCGCACTTCCTGATGAGACTGCGGTCCGGTGAGCATCGAGAGCCGCTTTACAACAGTTTCTCCGCGACATGA
- a CDS encoding caspase family protein: MNYYAPDDYALVIGINDYPNWNKGEKSLRGPIRDAIGFHKWLTDPLGGGVPPANAHLITSVTKPLAPLQSGIDDFFSQVRELSEGKDRRRFYFYFSGHGHSPAGSFQRQCLCLPNWSPQLAGAALDVDSYVKAAIGCLKFSEALFFLDCCRVRQVAPLGKPSDLECGDPQVENRNYAIVFASDHYKPGLEGVVDGEVQGYFTAAMLRILDKETIELNDLVTRLKVDVPALARPRDQTVRSLPTDKKIYLGPPDRKPPTAEPIPQVYEDRTIARLAPTPEGGERVVASVIRMLVDETHNLTVNVRSALRRLSSSEELEAPAHHSARHDDQGAHERKFRRSASCRRLPDPHRARRSHRHAQPETNRRYRRHLRSAKARFCGPALRHVGGE, encoded by the coding sequence GTGAACTACTATGCCCCCGACGACTACGCGCTCGTAATAGGCATCAACGATTATCCGAACTGGAACAAGGGAGAGAAGTCGCTCCGGGGGCCCATAAGAGATGCGATCGGATTCCACAAATGGCTCACGGATCCTCTTGGCGGCGGTGTACCGCCGGCTAACGCCCACCTCATAACGTCCGTGACGAAGCCTCTCGCTCCGCTTCAGTCCGGCATCGACGATTTCTTCAGCCAGGTCCGCGAACTTTCCGAAGGCAAGGACCGGAGACGGTTCTATTTCTATTTCAGCGGGCACGGGCACAGCCCCGCGGGATCGTTCCAGCGGCAATGTCTCTGCCTCCCCAACTGGTCGCCCCAGCTCGCCGGAGCGGCTTTGGACGTCGACAGCTACGTGAAAGCGGCGATCGGCTGTCTGAAATTCTCGGAAGCGCTGTTCTTCCTCGATTGTTGCCGCGTCCGTCAAGTCGCTCCTTTGGGCAAACCGAGCGACCTCGAGTGCGGAGATCCGCAGGTCGAAAACCGGAACTATGCCATCGTCTTCGCGAGCGACCACTACAAGCCGGGCCTCGAGGGGGTGGTGGACGGCGAGGTCCAGGGCTATTTCACCGCCGCGATGCTCAGGATCCTGGACAAGGAAACCATCGAGCTCAACGACCTCGTGACCCGCCTGAAGGTCGACGTTCCCGCCCTGGCGAGACCGCGCGATCAGACCGTCCGTTCCCTTCCGACCGACAAGAAGATCTACTTAGGGCCGCCGGACCGGAAACCGCCAACCGCCGAGCCGATTCCCCAGGTCTACGAAGATCGGACGATCGCGCGGCTGGCTCCCACGCCCGAGGGTGGAGAACGGGTCGTCGCGAGCGTGATAAGGATGCTCGTCGACGAGACCCACAATCTGACTGTCAACGTCAGATCGGCCCTGCGGCGGCTGTCTTCTTCCGAGGAACTCGAAGCGCCGGCACATCATTCTGCGCGGCACGACGATCAGGGGGCGCACGAACGGAAGTTTCGAAGGTCCGCTTCCTGCAGGCGACTACCAGATCCACATCGCGCACGGCGAAGCCACCGCCACGCACAGCCTGAGACTAACCGAAGATACCGTCGTCACCTTCGATCTGCCAAAGCGCGATTCTGCGGTCCCGCTCTCCGACACGTTGGCGGAGAATGA
- a CDS encoding phenylacetate--CoA ligase family protein: MNVIATRSPAVGSLVMSESISSVLLDAHRARRQGLNAIAQRQRARLSEAVAFARANSPYYRELYQDLPERIESSFVLPVVNKQELMRHFDDWVTDREVSFAAVRGFVDNPELIGQRLLGKYSVATTSGSTGIPGIFLLDTHNWTVTLAFSLRMIMGWLNASDMFRLLVRGGRAASVLAMGGHYIGATSFAAIRAKRSARRLRALPAQAPLRNLVAELNRYRPALLIGYASVMALLAAEQHAGRLHIQPVLVLPTSEGLSQDGYDRIARAYHAKVRTVYVATECLFMAIGCEHGWYHVNSDWVILEPVDASYRPVPPGEESHTVLVSNLANRVQPILRYDLGDRILQRPDPCPCGNPLPAIRVRGRTADILTFPTEGREKVAVPPLALEIDHVPGVELFQIVQTAPTQLRVRLHPAADADPNRVWRAVHSELTKLLNEHGLGHVSVELATEPPVPSSAGKCRTVIPLVSSALKTHESLGGSRCC; encoded by the coding sequence GTGAATGTCATCGCCACGCGCTCGCCTGCTGTGGGTTCACTTGTCATGAGCGAAAGCATCTCATCGGTATTGCTCGATGCGCACCGCGCAAGAAGGCAAGGCCTCAACGCCATCGCGCAGCGACAACGCGCGCGGCTTAGCGAGGCCGTCGCCTTCGCTCGCGCCAACTCGCCGTATTATCGCGAACTCTATCAGGATCTACCGGAGCGGATTGAGAGTTCGTTCGTGCTGCCGGTGGTGAATAAGCAAGAGCTAATGCGTCATTTTGACGACTGGGTTACCGACCGCGAAGTTAGTTTCGCGGCAGTGCGAGGGTTCGTCGATAACCCTGAGCTGATCGGGCAACGTCTCCTTGGCAAGTATTCCGTGGCAACCACTTCGGGCAGCACCGGGATACCTGGAATATTTCTGTTGGACACACACAATTGGACGGTCACACTCGCTTTTTCGCTGCGCATGATAATGGGCTGGCTTAACGCCAGCGACATGTTTCGCCTCCTCGTCCGCGGCGGCCGCGCGGCGTCGGTGCTGGCGATGGGCGGCCATTACATCGGCGCAACCAGCTTTGCTGCAATCCGCGCGAAACGGTCGGCCCGACGATTACGGGCGCTTCCGGCGCAGGCGCCGTTGCGCAATCTGGTCGCCGAACTCAATCGGTACCGCCCGGCTCTGCTCATCGGATACGCCAGCGTCATGGCACTCTTGGCGGCCGAGCAGCATGCCGGCCGCCTGCATATTCAGCCGGTGCTGGTTCTTCCGACTTCGGAAGGGCTTTCGCAGGACGGATACGACCGGATCGCAAGGGCATACCACGCCAAGGTCCGGACCGTTTACGTCGCGACGGAATGCCTGTTCATGGCCATCGGCTGCGAACACGGTTGGTATCATGTCAACAGCGATTGGGTGATTCTCGAACCCGTCGATGCGAGCTATCGGCCGGTTCCGCCCGGCGAGGAGTCGCATACGGTCCTCGTGAGCAACCTCGCCAATCGGGTGCAGCCGATCCTACGCTACGATCTAGGCGACCGCATCCTGCAACGACCTGATCCTTGTCCTTGCGGCAACCCGCTTCCGGCGATCCGCGTGCGGGGTCGCACGGCCGACATCCTCACCTTCCCAACCGAAGGCAGAGAGAAAGTCGCAGTGCCACCGCTCGCGCTTGAGATCGATCATGTACCCGGTGTGGAGTTGTTTCAGATAGTGCAGACTGCGCCAACACAATTGCGCGTTCGCCTACATCCCGCAGCCGATGCTGACCCAAACCGGGTTTGGCGGGCGGTGCATTCCGAATTGACCAAGCTGTTGAATGAGCATGGGCTTGGTCACGTGTCTGTTGAGTTGGCCACCGAACCGCCAGTTCCATCTTCCGCCGGAAAGTGCCGCACCGTCATCCCACTGGTTTCGAGCGCTTTGAAGACTCATGAGAGCTTAGGCGGATCGCGCTGCTGCTAA
- a CDS encoding nuclear transport factor 2 family protein produces the protein MPEQAKAEEARIKALLEGWADAVRRHDLPAILAHHERDMVMFDLPPPLQCRGIEAYEQTWDLLFRYHKPGTAFDFRELAVTAGADVAFAVAIMWCGPDSSSNPIDKDGFLFRLTVGLRKVDGDWRIAHEHHSLPATD, from the coding sequence ATGCCTGAACAGGCCAAGGCCGAAGAAGCCCGGATCAAAGCCCTTCTCGAGGGCTGGGCGGACGCTGTCCGCCGGCACGATCTTCCCGCCATTCTTGCGCACCACGAGCGGGACATGGTGATGTTCGACTTGCCGCCGCCACTTCAATGCAGGGGCATCGAAGCCTACGAACAGACCTGGGATCTGCTTTTCCGTTACCACAAGCCGGGTACGGCCTTCGACTTTCGAGAACTCGCCGTTACCGCAGGCGCTGACGTCGCCTTCGCGGTCGCCATCATGTGGTGCGGACCTGACTCGTCCAGCAATCCTATAGACAAGGACGGCTTTTTGTTCCGACTGACTGTTGGCCTGCGCAAGGTCGATGGCGACTGGCGCATCGCACACGAGCATCATTCCCTGCCTGCTACGGACTGA
- a CDS encoding DUF1488 family protein: protein MVVAGGDYVHFVVEYGGKIEKCRVTETALLNRERMSRKDAGFAQLIAIFVRHRAEIEHLALAKLQREGHSDRGVVVTTEDLNP, encoded by the coding sequence ATGGTTGTTGCTGGCGGCGATTACGTCCATTTCGTTGTGGAGTACGGCGGCAAAATCGAAAAGTGCCGGGTAACGGAGACTGCCCTTCTGAACAGAGAGCGTATGAGCAGAAAGGACGCTGGCTTTGCACAGCTCATCGCTATCTTTGTAAGGCACCGAGCCGAGATCGAACATCTCGCTCTCGCGAAGTTGCAGCGGGAGGGGCACTCTGACCGCGGTGTTGTAGTGACCACTGAGGATCTGAACCCTTGA
- a CDS encoding DCC1-like thiol-disulfide oxidoreductase family protein yields the protein MFDGVCVLCSRGCRFVSKRDRRGYFRFVPIQLAEGRPLAQQLGIDPDHPDSFAFLANGQAYVKSEAVLRIARELPRWQWTWIFQFIPRVIRDAIYDLVARNRYRWFGRRDACILPNSDRSWPS from the coding sequence CTGTTCGACGGCGTATGCGTCCTATGCTCTCGCGGCTGCCGCTTCGTGAGCAAACGTGATCGCCGCGGCTATTTTCGCTTCGTTCCGATCCAGTTGGCCGAGGGACGTCCGCTTGCTCAGCAGCTCGGCATCGATCCTGATCACCCGGATTCCTTTGCCTTCTTGGCGAACGGACAGGCCTATGTAAAATCCGAAGCCGTGCTGCGCATTGCGCGCGAGCTTCCGCGCTGGCAGTGGACATGGATCTTCCAATTCATCCCACGTGTGATCCGCGACGCGATCTATGACTTGGTCGCGCGCAACCGCTATCGCTGGTTTGGCCGTCGTGACGCTTGCATCCTGCCGAATTCGGATCGTTCGTGGCCATCATGA
- a CDS encoding zinc-finger domain-containing protein — MECYPTFHNEVGVPIVRIGCREFKCIGDKPPQDHPHIYLKMVDASEIVCPYCSTLFRFDPSLGAYEADPADCAYGNRD, encoded by the coding sequence ATGGAATGTTATCCGACGTTTCATAATGAAGTCGGGGTGCCGATCGTGCGCATTGGCTGCCGCGAGTTCAAGTGTATTGGGGATAAACCGCCGCAAGATCACCCACACATCTACCTCAAGATGGTCGATGCCAGTGAGATCGTCTGCCCCTATTGCTCTACACTATTCCGCTTCGATCCGAGCTTGGGCGCATACGAAGCTGATCCGGCAGATTGTGCTTACGGTAATAGGGACTGA
- the rpoH gene encoding RNA polymerase sigma factor RpoH produces MARNVALPILTAEPGLTHYLEEIRRFPMLERQEEYMLAKRWREHGDRNAAHKLVTSHLRLVTKIARDYRGYGLPISEAISEGNVGLMQAVERFEPEKGFRFATYAVWWIKAAIQECILRSWSLVKMGTTANQKKVFFNLRKAQSKISILGDGDMRLDQVKIIARRIGVTETDVIYMNRRLGGDASLNAAIREDGDSGEWQDWLVDESPDQETTLAASEEFDNRRKTLSDALTVLNKRERRIFETRRLAEEQITLAELAEEFGVSRERVRQIEVSAFEKVQNAMIQSVASMATPAPLQVR; encoded by the coding sequence ATGGCCCGCAATGTGGCTCTGCCGATCCTCACGGCCGAACCCGGCCTCACCCATTATCTTGAGGAAATCCGGCGGTTCCCGATGTTGGAGCGTCAGGAAGAATACATGCTCGCGAAGCGCTGGCGGGAGCACGGCGATCGCAACGCGGCGCACAAGCTGGTCACCAGCCATCTGCGGCTCGTGACCAAGATCGCCAGGGACTATCGCGGCTACGGCCTGCCTATCTCCGAGGCGATCTCCGAGGGCAATGTCGGCCTGATGCAAGCGGTCGAGCGCTTCGAGCCGGAGAAGGGCTTCCGGTTCGCCACCTACGCCGTGTGGTGGATCAAGGCGGCGATCCAGGAATGCATCCTGCGCTCGTGGTCGCTGGTGAAGATGGGCACCACGGCCAACCAGAAGAAGGTGTTCTTCAACCTCCGCAAGGCCCAGAGCAAAATCTCCATCCTCGGCGATGGCGATATGCGGCTGGACCAGGTGAAGATCATCGCCCGGCGGATCGGCGTCACCGAAACGGACGTGATTTACATGAACCGGCGGCTTGGCGGCGACGCCTCGCTCAACGCCGCGATCCGCGAGGACGGCGATTCCGGCGAGTGGCAGGACTGGCTGGTGGACGAATCCCCGGACCAGGAGACGACGCTCGCCGCGAGCGAGGAGTTCGATAACCGCCGCAAGACGCTGTCCGATGCGCTCACCGTGCTCAACAAGCGCGAGCGGCGCATCTTCGAGACGCGCCGGCTCGCCGAGGAACAGATCACCCTCGCGGAGCTGGCCGAGGAATTCGGCGTCTCGCGCGAGCGCGTGCGCCAGATCGAGGTGAGCGCCTTCGAGAAGGTGCAGAACGCAATGATTCAGAGCGTCGCGTCGATGGCGACCCCGGCGCCTCTGCAGGTGCGTTAG
- a CDS encoding MarR family transcriptional regulator, with amino-acid sequence MSARETAELLLQVGRLVQAEGYDGELSPAQWMALRFFARANPFSRTPSALAEFQATTRGTATQAIKALEAGGYLVRQPFKTDGRSVSLRLTSKGKKANARDPFEVLVRAVDSLDATERTAMRRALHQVLSTLATSGAHRRFGVCQDCTYFGREMCGNLPSTDPSAAECLLLGVPIQPEDVGLLCVHFQPMNEHREDRPTP; translated from the coding sequence ATGTCAGCGCGCGAAACGGCAGAGCTCCTGCTGCAAGTGGGACGGCTCGTACAAGCTGAGGGCTATGACGGCGAACTCAGTCCGGCCCAATGGATGGCGCTCCGCTTCTTCGCCCGTGCCAACCCGTTCTCGCGGACCCCGTCGGCACTCGCGGAATTTCAAGCGACAACCCGCGGCACCGCAACACAAGCCATTAAGGCGCTTGAAGCGGGTGGGTACTTGGTCCGACAGCCATTCAAGACGGACGGGCGAAGCGTAAGTCTGCGACTGACGAGCAAGGGCAAAAAAGCGAATGCACGCGATCCGTTCGAGGTTCTGGTGCGCGCCGTGGATTCGCTCGACGCGACAGAGCGAACTGCGATGCGTCGCGCCCTGCACCAAGTGCTGTCCACTCTAGCTACGAGTGGTGCGCATCGGCGCTTCGGTGTTTGCCAGGACTGCACGTACTTCGGCAGAGAGATGTGCGGCAACCTGCCGAGCACGGACCCCTCGGCCGCTGAATGCCTGCTCCTCGGTGTTCCGATTCAGCCAGAGGACGTAGGTCTTCTGTGCGTCCATTTTCAACCAATGAACGAGCACCGCGAGGACAGGCCGACACCATGA
- the fdxA gene encoding ferredoxin FdxA, producing MTFVVNESCIRCKIMDCVDVCPVDCFYEGENMLVIHPDECIDCGVCVPECPVDAIQPDTEPGLEKWLSLNAEYAKIWPNITVKKAPPPDSKEWEGKPDKLPYFSPNPGAGD from the coding sequence TTGACCTTCGTCGTCAACGAGAGCTGTATTCGCTGCAAAATCATGGACTGCGTCGACGTGTGCCCCGTAGACTGCTTCTACGAGGGCGAGAACATGCTCGTCATCCACCCGGACGAATGCATCGATTGCGGGGTCTGCGTGCCGGAATGCCCGGTCGACGCGATCCAGCCTGACACCGAGCCGGGGCTTGAGAAATGGCTGTCGCTGAATGCGGAATACGCGAAAATCTGGCCAAATATTACGGTCAAAAAAGCGCCCCCGCCCGACTCTAAGGAGTGGGAGGGGAAGCCGGACAAACTTCCATACTTCTCGCCAAATCCCGGCGCGGGTGATTGA
- a CDS encoding IS110 family transposase — MSQKLNAAIAVIGIDIGKNSFHIVGHDHRGAIVLRQKWSRGQVEARLANLPPCLIGMEACVGAHHLSRKLQMLGHDARLMPAKYVRPYSKGQKNDFRDAEAIAEAVQRPTMKFVATKTADQLDLQALHRVRYRLVGQRTGVINQIRAFLLERGIAVRQGLHSLRSELPGILATRTDVILPRMLRIIEDLAGDWRRLDARIEGLSSEIETLARHDTACARLMTVPGIGPIISSAMVAAIGTGDVFSKGRDFGAWLGLVPKQLSTGDRTILGKISRRGNRYLRALFVQAAWVVLVKVKCWERFGLKSWIEAAKKRLHHNVLAIALANKLARIAWAVLNKGRAFECDKTAETASRPA; from the coding sequence ATGTCTCAGAAACTCAACGCAGCGATCGCCGTGATCGGCATCGATATCGGCAAGAACTCGTTCCACATCGTGGGTCATGACCACCGCGGTGCCATCGTGCTGCGGCAGAAGTGGTCACGCGGCCAGGTGGAAGCGCGGCTCGCCAACCTGCCGCCGTGCTTGATCGGTATGGAGGCCTGCGTTGGCGCGCATCATCTCAGTCGCAAACTCCAAATGCTTGGCCACGACGCCCGCCTGATGCCGGCGAAATACGTGCGCCCCTATTCGAAGGGACAGAAGAATGATTTCCGAGATGCGGAAGCCATCGCCGAGGCAGTGCAACGCCCAACCATGAAGTTCGTCGCGACCAAGACCGCCGATCAACTCGACCTTCAGGCGCTGCACCGCGTCCGCTATCGATTGGTCGGTCAGCGTACCGGCGTCATCAATCAGATCCGTGCGTTCCTACTGGAGCGGGGCATCGCCGTGCGGCAAGGCCTGCATTCCCTGCGGTCCGAGTTGCCGGGTATCCTCGCGACGCGCACCGATGTGATCTTGCCTCGCATGTTGCGCATCATCGAAGATCTGGCGGGTGACTGGCGCCGGCTGGATGCACGGATCGAGGGGCTGTCTAGCGAGATCGAAACGCTGGCCCGTCACGATACGGCCTGCGCGCGACTGATGACGGTGCCCGGTATTGGCCCGATCATCTCGAGCGCAATGGTGGCCGCGATCGGCACCGGAGACGTGTTCTCGAAAGGCCGCGACTTTGGCGCCTGGCTCGGACTGGTGCCGAAACAGCTCTCGACCGGCGACCGCACGATCCTCGGCAAGATATCAAGGCGCGGCAATCGCTACCTGCGCGCGCTGTTCGTGCAAGCCGCGTGGGTCGTGCTGGTCAAGGTCAAGTGTTGGGAGCGCTTTGGCCTCAAATCTTGGATCGAAGCCGCCAAGAAACGATTGCACCACAACGTGCTGGCGATTGCGCTCGCCAACAAGCTCGCCCGGATCGCGTGGGCGGTTCTCAACAAGGGCCGCGCCTTCGAATGCGACAAGACGGCGGAGACGGCGTCCCGACCTGCCTGA
- a CDS encoding SDR family NAD(P)-dependent oxidoreductase encodes MQDLTGRTAFVTGAASGIGLGIATALSQAGVKVMLCDIEEEALATAVEKLKLTNADVDGVRADVSLKAELQAAADATVARYGRVHILVNNAGVGGGRGYGHWTDAGWNWVLGVNLMSVIWGIEIFGPLIEAHGEGGQIVSTASVSGLIAGPNPGYDVSKYGVVALSEGLRNVLAPRKIGVSVLCPGIIRTQIMNSRRNVPQRFAGKIGSPLPTEGPLAEFIKAFQERINNGIDPLYVGELVREAIENDWPYIFTDTEHEPFIEQRFAAIKQGFDRIRGRTPRR; translated from the coding sequence ATGCAAGACCTTACCGGACGGACAGCCTTCGTCACCGGAGCAGCCTCAGGCATCGGATTAGGGATCGCCACGGCGCTGTCGCAGGCGGGGGTGAAGGTCATGTTATGCGACATCGAGGAAGAGGCGTTAGCAACGGCGGTGGAGAAATTGAAACTTACCAACGCCGACGTTGACGGCGTGAGAGCGGATGTATCGCTTAAAGCAGAACTTCAAGCCGCAGCGGACGCCACCGTGGCGCGGTACGGCAGGGTCCATATTCTCGTCAACAATGCGGGAGTCGGTGGCGGCCGGGGTTACGGTCATTGGACAGATGCAGGTTGGAATTGGGTTCTCGGCGTCAATCTGATGTCGGTAATTTGGGGTATTGAGATTTTCGGTCCGCTGATCGAGGCGCATGGCGAAGGAGGGCAGATTGTTTCCACGGCGTCCGTCTCCGGACTGATTGCGGGACCAAATCCCGGGTACGATGTGAGCAAATATGGAGTAGTGGCTCTGTCCGAAGGACTGCGGAACGTGCTCGCGCCGCGGAAAATCGGGGTATCCGTTCTGTGTCCGGGCATCATCCGCACTCAAATCATGAATTCTCGGCGCAATGTGCCGCAGCGGTTCGCCGGGAAGATCGGCAGCCCGCTGCCGACGGAAGGGCCACTCGCCGAGTTCATCAAGGCGTTTCAGGAACGGATCAACAATGGCATCGATCCGCTCTATGTCGGCGAACTGGTTCGCGAGGCAATCGAAAATGACTGGCCCTACATCTTCACCGACACCGAGCACGAGCCCTTCATCGAGCAGCGCTTCGCTGCGATCAAGCAGGGCTTCGACCGCATACGCGGAAGGACGCCGCGGCGTTAG
- a CDS encoding DUF2380 domain-containing protein, producing MRHDSLLHALATAGLFTGLFLGSSLISDASAATAGHALAVSVDDFNYIDTSNEPADQTVVHEKRLRAFMTALRDDVTADRRFELVPSSCALNCPIDGPAFRDRLRAASQAGTQILIIGIVHKLSTLVQVVRIAAIDTTAQRVVFRKYFQFRGDNDEAWQRAERFVSEEVRDRLLERRSQQ from the coding sequence ATGCGCCACGACTCCCTGTTGCACGCTCTCGCCACAGCCGGCCTGTTCACCGGTCTGTTCCTGGGATCCAGCCTCATCTCAGATGCATCCGCCGCGACTGCCGGCCACGCCTTGGCCGTCTCCGTCGACGATTTCAATTATATCGACACGTCGAACGAGCCCGCCGATCAGACGGTCGTACATGAAAAGCGATTGCGGGCTTTCATGACCGCGCTGCGGGACGACGTCACGGCAGACCGGCGTTTTGAGCTCGTGCCCTCCTCCTGCGCGCTAAATTGTCCGATCGACGGACCGGCGTTCCGCGATCGGCTGCGCGCGGCGTCACAGGCCGGCACGCAGATCCTGATTATCGGCATCGTTCACAAGCTAAGCACGCTGGTGCAAGTTGTGCGGATTGCTGCCATCGATACAACAGCCCAGCGCGTCGTGTTCAGAAAGTACTTCCAGTTCCGCGGTGACAATGACGAGGCATGGCAGCGGGCGGAGCGCTTTGTATCGGAGGAGGTCCGCGACCGGCTGCTTGAACGCAGATCGCAGCAATAG